A genomic window from Salvia hispanica cultivar TCC Black 2014 chromosome 5, UniMelb_Shisp_WGS_1.0, whole genome shotgun sequence includes:
- the LOC125187899 gene encoding uncharacterized protein LOC125187899, which produces MGVELLEIGVNVRKGAIFTIRSCFRTVCRHPFLVGMLCFLIFLYRSSPFTFHLLLSASPILVCTAVLLGTLLSFGQPNIPEIEVDSEALSIKSGALGDARSYFVDEFNRWGEARKSTVVHREEDSDDTAPLIEERSRQSEASDVEERGGKRELGELRYKKKDEWIEERLYNGDATVNGEVVGSDHEKSEADSFDSEKVNVDSVDSPPSSPWARVKEPEEEEEDKEQDEDEEEGSDSESDCAESSSPDASMADIMPMLDELHPLLDEEGGPQNARFSRSSSDIASVKSLKSSHQSDDESENHERLDAADDENEDGEDEEEDDHGDKDEETKSAITWTEQDQKNLMDVGCSEIERNQRLENLILRRRARKSTSSSFFAERNLIDLESPDLPFNIAPISTRRQNPFDLPQDSCDDTGLPPIPGSAPSVMLQRSNPFDIPYDSSEEKPDLNGDVFQEEFSSQPREPFFRRHESFSVRTSLFAPKRQDVKMRPYFVPERTISEESSSYLFQRQSSGLSDSKASSIPETESITSVEDMEDNKLPKTDHLPEREVVEQSRDVIEEAPSCSPKLITPQEVDSEEMVFKMESVSEHIRHGSQSSADDCLEFDHVEKRDDHVGESHLVDVTECFELGRASQYAEGQGHSSSSSLSEVSERVFIDKGSEGLSMVEGNRDVEEPSMSNRTSVLSNDPNITSLLAIELTQRVPVYDSSPQGLRESLTCSSVCDVLPAGVESEGSHLEIETNTEMLPESSVSQSAAADSRAVNFFDIKDHDNVNTDLSLNSASTSSASDAMDKHILDEVSVSFDDKNIHGIVEVSETQLDGLPTTESSNSVDSDADNQHETNEKLISMLSSEGNTSLFYESAIQELDYNHLNEVQASNTQVETSSDYQSTHDDLNMPEVQELDHYINSPSSPKFVSILQSAMGTNSYRFHLQTVVEEVDEIKEIDEGLLCELDNVGDFSIGQLGSGTSEFEKRVESVAEENLSSTQHEVNITEHVPLPGELREHLDVDEQDGEFTSEIQARRAENTEVSKVNENDPDSPHQETSSDDKQCTENEFLPANSSVNDNHEDAVSGIQEMEVQSVKNVCVVATKAELASVGTQVMVEVAAVPCQGELDTDATSGMPETIENIDLTLKQTSSKDRVFLDPPEDEIQNHEDSVSAIPESEALSVGDVDAAPTRAESMSMETKITVGAAEVSSSSTVEDIELAFKQMSSEEPRVLESVYADTPSLISVLEASKIKDDDIESMKISSMEIEKQVLEVEIPDYEDRPEQEVFLAEDVPKHTELASVETEVVVASVDTFSQDRIPIEEACVFTEIEASTVEEMDLAFEQITSKAITVDLKPVYSDSTSGMPEIKANSVEAIHQAFHHTGSSEIKDHDIGETITEKTVPYGDASEPVSTNQASLDEVGPCDDAEVNHKKTVDSKTPVVDRALPLVESKETQGASSELHVAEDVSDGETSVQLELKSDDQSVEVKADDKIGPSDKKSSSISSAIEGEKPNHGDKAVKDSDSPSSGKGKGKLSRSSSSCSSSSSDSSSSASDKE; this is translated from the exons atgggtGTTGAATTGTTGGAGATTGGAGTTAATGTGAGAAAAGGTGCCATCTTTACAATCAGATCATGTTTTAGAACTGTTTGCAGACATCCATTTCTTGTGGGCATGCTGTGTTTCTTGATATTTCTGTACAGATCATCTCCTTTTACTTTTCACTTATTGCTATCTGCATCCCCAATCCTTGTATGCACTGCTGTTTTGCTTGGAACCCTTTTAAGTTTTGGGCAACCAAATATACCTGAAATCGAAGTCGACTCTGAGGCTCTGTCGATTAAGAGTGGTGCTTTGGGTGATGCTAGGAGCTATTTTGTTGATGAGTTTAATAGGTGGGGTGAAGCAAGAAAGTCGACTGTAGTTCATAGAGAGGAGGATTCAGATGACACTGCCCCGTTGATTGAGGAAAGATCACGGCAAAGTGAGGCAAGTGATGTTGAGGAGAGGGGAGGCAAGAGAGAGTTGGGTGAGTTGAGGTACAAGAAGAAAGATGAGTGGATTGAAGAGAGGCTTTACAATGGGGATGCAACGGTAAATGGTGAAGTTGTTGGATCAGATCACGAGAAATCAGAAGCGGATTCTTTTGATTCCGAGAAGGTGAATGTGGACTCTGTGGATTCGCCTCCCTCCTCACCTTGGGCACGAGTCAAGGAGccggaggaggaagaagaggacaAGGAGCAAGATGAAGACGAGGAGGAGGGTTCAGATTCTGAGTCTGATTGTGCTGAGAGTTCCTCTCCGGATGCATCAATGGCTGACATAATGCCAATGCTTGATGAGCTCCATCCATTGCTGGACGAGGAGGGCGGCCCTCAAAATGCTCGTTTCTCCCGCAGTAGCTCAGATATAGCATCGGTTAAGTCACTAAAATCAAGTCATCAGTCCGATGATGAGTCTGAAAATCATGAGCGCTTGGATGCTGCTGATGATGAAAATGAAGacggagaagatgaagaagaagacgacCATGGAGACAAGGACGAGGAAACAAAATCTGCCATTACATGGACCGAGCAGGACCAGAAGAATCTCATGGACGTCGGATGCTCCGAGATTGAGAGAAACCAACGTTTGGAGAATCTGATTTTGAGGAGGAGAGCAAGGAAAAGCACAAGCTCGAGCTTCTTTGCAGAGAGGAACTTGATAGATTTGGAGAGTCCTGATCTCCCTTTCAACATTGCTCCCATTTCGACAAGACGACAAAATCCGTTCGATCTCCCTCAAGATTCTTGTGATGATACAGGGCTGCCTCCCATTCCTGGTTCAGCTCCTTCTGTTATGTTACAGAGGAGTAACCCTTTCGATATTCCTTATGACTCAAGCGAGGAGAAGCCTGACCTTAACGGAGATGTGTTTCAAGAGGAGTTCTCATCCCAACCCAGAGAGCCATTTTTCCGGAGACACGAGAGCTTCAGTGTCAGAACTTCATTGTTTGCACCTAAGAGGCAAGATGTCAAGATGAGGCCTTACTTTGTTCCAGAGAGAACAATCTCAGAAGAATCGAGCAGTTATCTGTTTCAGAGACAGTCAAGTGGACTTAGTGACTCGAAGGCGAGCTCCATTCCTGAAACTGAATCAATTACTTCAGTTGAGGATATGGAGGACAACAAGCTTCCTAAAACAGACCATCTGCCGGAAAGAGAGGTTGTTGAACAATCAAGAGACGTCATTGAGGAGGCTCCTTCTTGCAGTCCAAAGCTGATTACCCCACAGGAGGTAGATTCCGAAGAAATGGTCTTCAAAATGGAGAGTGTTTCCGAGCATATTAGACATGGAAGTCAATCTTCGGCAGATGATTGTCTAGAGTTTGACCACGTCGAGAAGAGAGATGATCATGTCGGCGAATCTCATTTGGTAGATGTTACAGAATGCTTCGAGCTAGGAAGGGCATCCCAATACGCGGAAGGTCAGGGACATTCGAGCTCCTCATCACTTTCAGAAGTGAGTGAGAGGGTCTTCATTGATAAAGGAAGTGAAGGGCTATCAATGGTGGAGGGAAACAGAGATGTCGAAGAACCAAGCATGTCGAACCGAACTTCTGTATTAAGTAATGATCCGAATATCACAAGTTTATTGGCTATCGAGCTAACACAACGGGTGCCTGTATATGATTCTAGCCCCCAAGGACTCCGTGAGAGTTTAACATGCTCCTCTGTTTGTGATGTGCTTCCGGCAGGGGTTGAATCGGAAGGGAGTCATTTGGAAATCGAGACAAACACTGAGATGTTACCTGAATCTTCAGTGTCCCAATCAGCAGCAGCTGATTCCAGGGCAGTTAATTTCTTTGATATAAAAGATCATGACAATGTGAACACTGATTTAAGTCTAAATTCTGCATCTACTTCCTCTGCTTCTGATGCAATGGACAAACATATATTGGATGAAGTCTCTGTCTCCTttgatgataaaaatattcatgGCATAGTTGAAGTCAGTGAGACGCAGCTTGACGGTCTACCAACAACAGAAAGTTCAAATTCTGTCGATTCCGATGCTGATAATCAACATGAAACTAATGAAAAGTTAATCTCTATGCTCTCATCTGAAGGAAATACATCTCTCTTTTACGAGAGTGCAATACAGGAGCTAGATTACAACCATCTCAATGAAGTGCAA GCATCGAACACCCAAGTTGAGACATCTTCGGATTATCAAAGTACACATGATGATTTGAACATGCCCGAGGTCCAAGAGCTTGATCACTACATCAACTCTCCATCAAGTCCTAAATTTGTTTCTATTCTGCAAAGTGCTATGGGGACAAATAGTTATCGTTTTCATTTGCAGACAGTGGTGGAAGAAGTTGATGAGATTAAGGAAATTGATGAAGGGCTTTTGTGTGAGTTAGATAATGTTGGGGATTTTAGTATCGGACAGTTGGGATCTGGCACGAGTGAGTTTGAAAAGCGTGTAGAATCTGTTGCGGAAGAAAATTTGTCTTCAACGCAGCATGAGGTGAACATAACGGAACATGTTCCGCTTCCAGGGGAATTGAGGGAGCATCTTGATGTGGATGAACAGGATGGAGAATTTACTTCAGAGATACAAGCAAGAAGAGCTGAAAATACCGAGGTCTCAAAGGTCAACGAAAATGACCCTGATTCTCCCCATCAGGAAACATCCAGCGATGATAAACAGTGCACAGAAAATGAATTCCTGCCCGCTAATTCGTCTGTGAATGACAATCACGAAGATGCTGTTTCTGGGATACAAGAAATGGAAGTGCAGTCTGTAAAAAATGTCTGTGTTGTTGCCACCAAGGCTGAATTGGCATCTGTAGGAACTCAAGTCATGGTGGAAGTTGCTGCGGTGCCATGTCAAGGTGAACTTGATACAGATGCCACTTCTGGGATGCCTGAAACAATCGAAAATATTGATCTAACCTTAAAACAAACCAGTTCTAAAGATCGTGTTTTTTTGGATCCACCCGAAGATGAGATTCAGAATCATGAAGATAGTGTTTCTGCAATACCTGAATCTGAAGCGCTATCTGTAGGTGATGTTGATGCTGCTCCTACGCGAGCTGAATCCATGTCTATGGAAACCAAGATCACGGTTGGAGCTGCTGAAGTATCCAGCTCTAGTACAGTCGAAGATATTGAACTGGCATTTAAGCAAATGAGTTCTGAAGAGCCTCGAGTCTTGGAGTCTGTTTATGCGGATACCCCTTCTCTGATTTCTGTACTTGAAGCCTCTAAAATTAAAGATGATGATATTGAGTCCATGAAAATCAGTTCTATGGAGATCGAGAAGCAAGTTCTGGAAGTTGAAATTCCCGACTATGAAGATAGACCTGAGCAGGAAGTCTTTTTGGCAGAAGACGTTCCCAAGCATACTGAATTGGCTTCTGTGGAAACTGAAGTCGTCGTGGCAAGTGTTGACACATTCAGTCAAGATCGAATCCCTATAGAGGAAGCTTGCGTATTCACAGAAATTGAAGCTAGTACAGTTGAAGAGATGGATCTGGCATTTGAGCAGATCACGTCCAAGGCGATAACGGTTGATTTGAAGCCAGTATATTCGGATTCCACTTCTGGGATGCCTGAAATCAAAGCTAACTCAGTTGAAGCTATTCATCAGGCATTCCATCACACAGGTTCCAGCGAGATCAAGGATCATGATATTGGGGAAACAATAACTGAAAAAACAGTACCATATGGGGATGCAAGTGAGCCAGTATCCACTAATCAGGCGTCACTTGATGAAGTTGGACCGTGTGATGATGCTGAAGTGAATCATAAGAAAACAGTTGATAGCAAAACACCTGTAGTTGATCGCGCTCTGCCACTTGTTGAATCTAAAGAAACGCAAGGAGCCTCTTCCGAACTGCATGTTGCTGAAGATGTTTCGGATGGTGAAACGAGTGTACAGCTGGAGCTAAAGTCAGATGATCAATCAGTTGAAGTCAAGGCTGATGATAAGATAGGGCCTTCTGACAAGAAATCTTCTAGCATTAGCAGTGCCATTGAGGGTGAAAAGCCAAACCATGGCGACAAAGCAGTTAAAGACTCGGATTCTCCATCTTCTGGTAAAGGAAAAGGTAAGCTCTCTAGAAGCTCCAGTTCCTGTTCCAGCTCTAGCTCCGACTCAAGCTCGAGTGCTTCCGATAAAGAATAA
- the LOC125188817 gene encoding protein DETOXIFICATION 25-like isoform X1, with protein MLEIEIERNPLLKNDVCCYVVCCDRAMNGDGLQERLLSSGNEPEVDLKEKVYVESKKIWRVAFPSVISRVSSFGTIVVTQSFIGHISSVDLAGYALVQTLLVRFVNGILIGMSSATETLCGQAYGAKQYHMMGIFLQRSWIVDLLSMTILLPLFLFGTPIFRLLGQEDDIAVSAGYISLWFIPFNYAIVFALTIQMYLQAQQKNRIIAYLSVLQFIVHFPLSYLFVYILEWGVGGAMLALNMSQWVTITGEFIYIFGGWCPESWTGFSMAAFKDIFPVVKLSIASGLMVCLELWYYAILVLVAGYMKNAEVAISAFSICLNINGWEFMICLGILGAACVRVANELGRGDANAVRFAIKVLLGTSVVIGVVVWILCLVFGSQLGYLFTQEVAVAEAVSDLAVLLAFSVLFNSIYPVFSGVAVGAGMQSTVAIINVVCFYIIGLPVGLVLGYVTSLQVKGLWIGMLCGVITETIALSFMMWRTNWDEEVLKASARLRKWYLKSPKEGNNSEPGLA; from the exons ATGCTTGAGATAGAGATTGAGAGAAACCCCTTGTTAAAAAATGATGTCTGCTGCTATGTTGTTTGT TGTGACAGAGCCATGAACGGTGACGGTTTGCAAGAGCGCCTGTTGAGCTCCGGAAATGAGCCGGAGGTTGATTTGAAGGAGAAAGTTTATGTGGAGTCCAAGAAAATATGGAGGGTTGCATTCCCCAGTGTTATTTCTCGAGTTTCTTCTTTTGGTACAATTGTAGTCACGCAGTCGTTTATCGGCCACATAAGCTCGGTCGATCTTGCTGGATACGCCCTTGTTCAGACCTTGCTCGTGCGATTCGTGAATGGGATTCTG ATAGGAATGTCAAGTGCAACTGAGACTCTCTGTGGGCAAGCATACGGGGCGAAGCAGTACCACATGATGGGAATTTTCTTGCAACGGTCGTGGATCGTGGATCTTCTCTCAATGACTATATTATtgcctctctttctcttcggAACTCCTATCTTTAGGCTACTTGGTCAGGAGGATGATATTGCAGTGTCTGCCGGATATATTTCACTATGGTTTATCCCCTTCAACTATGCCATTGTGTTTGCATTGACAATTCAAATGTATCTGCAAGCACAGCAAAAGAACAGGATCATAGCTTACCTGTCGGTTCTACAATTCATAGTCCACTTCCCTCTATCATATCTATTCGTCTACATTCTCGAATGGGGGGTCGGGGGTGCTATGCTTGCACTAAACATGTCTCAGTGGGTCACGATTACTGGAGAGTTCATCTACATATTCGGTGGATGGTGCCCTGAGTCTTGGACAGGTTTCTCGATGGCTGCATTTAAGGACATATTCCCTGTGGTGAAACTTTCAATAGCCTCTGGCCTGATGGTTTG CCTTGAGCTATGGTACTACGCCATTCTAGTCTTGGTAGCAGGGTACATGAAGAATGCTGAAGTTGCCATTTCTGCCTTCTCTATTTG CCTCAACATCAACGGATGGGAGTTCATGATATGCTTGGGCATTCTTGGCGCTGCATG TGTGAGGGTTGCTAATGAGCTGGGAAGAGGAGATGCTAATGCCGTAAGATTTGCAATCAAAGTCCTTCTCGGTACCTCAGTTGTCATAGGTGTAGTTGTATGGATCCTGTGCTTAGTCTTTGGCAGTCAACTTGGGTACCTATTCACCCAAGAAGTTGCGGTTGCTGAGGCTGTATCGGATCTTGCGGTTCTCCTTGCTTTCTCCGTGTTGTTCAACAGCATATATCCTGTGTTCTCAG GCGTCGCAGTTGGAGCAGGCATGCAGTCGACGGTAGCAATCATCAATGTGGTGTGCTTCTATATAATTGGATTACCAGTTGGGCTGGTGCTTGGATATGTCACTAGTCTCCAAGTAAAG GGCCTGTGGATTGGAATGCTGTGCGGTGTCATCACGGAGACAATCGCGCTGTCGTTCATGATGTGGAGGACGAACTGGGACGAAGAGGTACTAAAAGCTTCGGCTCGCCTGAGAAAGTGGTACCTCAAATCTCCAAAGGAAGGTAATAATTCAGAACCTGGGCTAGCTTGA
- the LOC125188817 gene encoding protein DETOXIFICATION 24-like isoform X2, translating to MNGDGLQERLLSSGNEPEVDLKEKVYVESKKIWRVAFPSVISRVSSFGTIVVTQSFIGHISSVDLAGYALVQTLLVRFVNGILIGMSSATETLCGQAYGAKQYHMMGIFLQRSWIVDLLSMTILLPLFLFGTPIFRLLGQEDDIAVSAGYISLWFIPFNYAIVFALTIQMYLQAQQKNRIIAYLSVLQFIVHFPLSYLFVYILEWGVGGAMLALNMSQWVTITGEFIYIFGGWCPESWTGFSMAAFKDIFPVVKLSIASGLMVCLELWYYAILVLVAGYMKNAEVAISAFSICLNINGWEFMICLGILGAACVRVANELGRGDANAVRFAIKVLLGTSVVIGVVVWILCLVFGSQLGYLFTQEVAVAEAVSDLAVLLAFSVLFNSIYPVFSGVAVGAGMQSTVAIINVVCFYIIGLPVGLVLGYVTSLQVKGLWIGMLCGVITETIALSFMMWRTNWDEEVLKASARLRKWYLKSPKEGNNSEPGLA from the exons ATGAACGGTGACGGTTTGCAAGAGCGCCTGTTGAGCTCCGGAAATGAGCCGGAGGTTGATTTGAAGGAGAAAGTTTATGTGGAGTCCAAGAAAATATGGAGGGTTGCATTCCCCAGTGTTATTTCTCGAGTTTCTTCTTTTGGTACAATTGTAGTCACGCAGTCGTTTATCGGCCACATAAGCTCGGTCGATCTTGCTGGATACGCCCTTGTTCAGACCTTGCTCGTGCGATTCGTGAATGGGATTCTG ATAGGAATGTCAAGTGCAACTGAGACTCTCTGTGGGCAAGCATACGGGGCGAAGCAGTACCACATGATGGGAATTTTCTTGCAACGGTCGTGGATCGTGGATCTTCTCTCAATGACTATATTATtgcctctctttctcttcggAACTCCTATCTTTAGGCTACTTGGTCAGGAGGATGATATTGCAGTGTCTGCCGGATATATTTCACTATGGTTTATCCCCTTCAACTATGCCATTGTGTTTGCATTGACAATTCAAATGTATCTGCAAGCACAGCAAAAGAACAGGATCATAGCTTACCTGTCGGTTCTACAATTCATAGTCCACTTCCCTCTATCATATCTATTCGTCTACATTCTCGAATGGGGGGTCGGGGGTGCTATGCTTGCACTAAACATGTCTCAGTGGGTCACGATTACTGGAGAGTTCATCTACATATTCGGTGGATGGTGCCCTGAGTCTTGGACAGGTTTCTCGATGGCTGCATTTAAGGACATATTCCCTGTGGTGAAACTTTCAATAGCCTCTGGCCTGATGGTTTG CCTTGAGCTATGGTACTACGCCATTCTAGTCTTGGTAGCAGGGTACATGAAGAATGCTGAAGTTGCCATTTCTGCCTTCTCTATTTG CCTCAACATCAACGGATGGGAGTTCATGATATGCTTGGGCATTCTTGGCGCTGCATG TGTGAGGGTTGCTAATGAGCTGGGAAGAGGAGATGCTAATGCCGTAAGATTTGCAATCAAAGTCCTTCTCGGTACCTCAGTTGTCATAGGTGTAGTTGTATGGATCCTGTGCTTAGTCTTTGGCAGTCAACTTGGGTACCTATTCACCCAAGAAGTTGCGGTTGCTGAGGCTGTATCGGATCTTGCGGTTCTCCTTGCTTTCTCCGTGTTGTTCAACAGCATATATCCTGTGTTCTCAG GCGTCGCAGTTGGAGCAGGCATGCAGTCGACGGTAGCAATCATCAATGTGGTGTGCTTCTATATAATTGGATTACCAGTTGGGCTGGTGCTTGGATATGTCACTAGTCTCCAAGTAAAG GGCCTGTGGATTGGAATGCTGTGCGGTGTCATCACGGAGACAATCGCGCTGTCGTTCATGATGTGGAGGACGAACTGGGACGAAGAGGTACTAAAAGCTTCGGCTCGCCTGAGAAAGTGGTACCTCAAATCTCCAAAGGAAGGTAATAATTCAGAACCTGGGCTAGCTTGA
- the LOC125187900 gene encoding leucine-rich repeat protein 1-like codes for MAARGLLLFWALAVVLLLMPKARGNSEGDALHALRRSLTDPGNVLQSWDPNLVNPCTWFHITCNQDNRVTRVDLGNSNLSGHLVPELGKLEYLQYLELYKNNIQGEIPVELGELKSLISLDLYNNNISGKIPPSLGNLKSLVFLRLNDNKLSGPIPRTLAGISTLKVVDVSNNNLCGTIPSSGPFEHIPLNNFENNPLLEGPELQGLASYDKNCS; via the exons ATGGCGGCGAGAGGTTTACTGCTGTTTTGGGCCTTAGCCGTGGTGCTTCTTCTCATGCCTAAAGCTCGTGGAAATTCGGAGGGAGACGCGCTCCACGCGCTTCGCCGGAGCTTGACCGACCCGGGCAACGTGCTCCAGAGCTGGGATCCCAACCTTGTGAACCCCTGCACCTGGTTCCACATCACCTGCAATCAGGACAACCGCGTCACTCGCGT GGATCTTGGCAATTCAAATTTGTCTGGTCATCTTGTGCCTGAGCTTGGGAAACTTGAATATCTCCAATATCT TGAGCTGTACAAAAATAACATCCAAGGGGAAATTCCTGTAGAGCTGGGTGAGTTGAAGAGCTTAATAAGTTTGGATCTATACAACAATAATATCTCAGGGAAAATTCCTCCATCCCTGGGAAATCTGAAATCCCTCGTCTTTCT ACGTCTTAATGATAATAAGCTAAGTGGGCCAATCCCAAGGACTCTTGCTGGTATATCTACCTTGAAAGTTGT GGATGTCTCCAATAACAATTTGTGCGGCACAATACCTTCCAGTGGTCCATTTGAGCACATCCCTTTAAATAA CTTTGAGAACAACCCCCTACTCGAAGGCCCGGAGCTGCAGGGTCTTGCAAGTTATGACAAAAACTGCTCTTAA